A section of the Carya illinoinensis cultivar Pawnee chromosome 12, C.illinoinensisPawnee_v1, whole genome shotgun sequence genome encodes:
- the LOC122288994 gene encoding uncharacterized protein LOC122288994: MDLTEYYKPQTLTQFISMQFLKKVTQLVLSVSVFSFFFSHSSSLSFPQSFDFLSAFPFQLFGHTVDKNCIFLICNGLLVFLSKYSGLISSLPRSNHDEESITSVDLGLQPDSSTLETNEATLENKVMVETVGSAENVALKQRREIDYLIKDVKKETENTAVEEGENRFFISEEEEEGVVYVSEDEKEQNESATSSFINKEEEENEGNEKLSIEELNKKFDDFIRRMKEEIRIEAQRQLVMV, from the coding sequence ATGGATCTAACTGAGTACTACAAACCACAAACCCTGACTCAGTTTATAAGCATGCAGTTTCTAAAGAAGGTGACACAGTTGGTACTCTCAGTTTCtgtgttttctttcttcttttctcactCATCCTCGCTTTCTTTCCCCCAGTCTTTCGACTTCTTATCCGCATTccctttccaactatttggccACACTGTTGATAAAAACTGCATATTCCTCATTTGCAATGGGCTCCTGGTTTTCCTTTCAAAATACTCCGGTCTAATAAGTTCTCTGCCACGGTCTAATCACGACGAGGAATCCATCACAAGTGTTGATCTTGGTCTGCAACCCGACTCGTCTACATTAGAGACCAATGAGGCAACGTTGGAGAACAAGGTTATGGTAGAAACCGTCGGTTCTGCAGAGAATGTTGCCCTGAAACAAAGGAGAGAAATAGACTATTTGATCAAAGATGTGAAAAAGGAAACTGAAAATACAGCTGTGGAGGAAGGAGAAAACAGGTTTTTTatttcagaagaagaagaagaaggtgtaGTATATGTCTCAGAAGATGAAAAGGAACAAAATGAGTCAGCAACTAGCTCATTTatcaataaagaagaagaagaaaacgaagGAAATGAGAAGTTGAGTATAGAAGAACTAAACAAGAAGTTCGACGATTTTATTAGAAGGATGAAGGAAGAAATAAGAATTGAAGCTCAACGACAACTAGTTATGGTCTAG
- the LOC122290208 gene encoding heavy metal-associated isoprenylated plant protein 42 isoform X2 encodes MTCVLKVNSQCETCKRKVMEVLQSLRGVYNMTMDADQGTVKVTGRVNPNVLLRVLERYGKHAEVKWIRFDGEVRERGCYYYGENGSFPSPYHGMSCNYPVLGAGYDYPPYGGGFDHYPLYDTCSHIPPPPLPPPTQYHPIAPPFFPVPIGPQPLPKVDSNYESCMQM; translated from the exons ATG ACTTGTGTTCTTAAAGTGAATTCACAGTGTGAGACGTGTAAGAGGAAGGTGATGGAAGTCTTGCAGAGTCTGCGTG GAGTGTACAACATGACGATGGATGCCGATCAAGGGACAGTGAAAGTTACCGGGAGAGTAAATCCAAATGTACTTCTGAGGGTGTTGGAAAGATATGGTAAACATGCAGAGGTAAAATGGATTAGGTTTGATGGTGAGGTCAGGGAAAGAGGTTGCTATTATTATGGAGAAAATGGATCTTTTCCTTCTCCATATCATGGGATGTCATGCAATTATCCAGTGTTGGGAGCTGGGTATGATTACCCACCATATGGAGGAGGGTTTGATCACTATCCATTGTATGACACCTGCAGCCACATCCCTCCACCACCGCTACCGCCACCGACACAATATCACCCAATAGCGCCACCCTTTTTTCCTGTTCCAATAGGACCCCAACCATTGCCTAAAGTGGATAGCAATTATGAAAGTTGCATGCAGATGTGA
- the LOC122290208 gene encoding heavy metal-associated isoprenylated plant protein 42 isoform X1 has product MDYSFAEVTCVLKVNSQCETCKRKVMEVLQSLRGVYNMTMDADQGTVKVTGRVNPNVLLRVLERYGKHAEVKWIRFDGEVRERGCYYYGENGSFPSPYHGMSCNYPVLGAGYDYPPYGGGFDHYPLYDTCSHIPPPPLPPPTQYHPIAPPFFPVPIGPQPLPKVDSNYESCMQM; this is encoded by the exons ATGGATTACTCCTTTGCAGAAGTG ACTTGTGTTCTTAAAGTGAATTCACAGTGTGAGACGTGTAAGAGGAAGGTGATGGAAGTCTTGCAGAGTCTGCGTG GAGTGTACAACATGACGATGGATGCCGATCAAGGGACAGTGAAAGTTACCGGGAGAGTAAATCCAAATGTACTTCTGAGGGTGTTGGAAAGATATGGTAAACATGCAGAGGTAAAATGGATTAGGTTTGATGGTGAGGTCAGGGAAAGAGGTTGCTATTATTATGGAGAAAATGGATCTTTTCCTTCTCCATATCATGGGATGTCATGCAATTATCCAGTGTTGGGAGCTGGGTATGATTACCCACCATATGGAGGAGGGTTTGATCACTATCCATTGTATGACACCTGCAGCCACATCCCTCCACCACCGCTACCGCCACCGACACAATATCACCCAATAGCGCCACCCTTTTTTCCTGTTCCAATAGGACCCCAACCATTGCCTAAAGTGGATAGCAATTATGAAAGTTGCATGCAGATGTGA